The genomic interval CCGTACGTGCACCTAACGCTTTTAATTGCTCGTGATGTTCGGTCTGACCAGAACTTGCAATGACTTTATAGCCAATTGCGTTTAACATCATGACCGACATCACACCGACACCACCTGTAGCGCCACGTACGAGTACAGGACCATTTGTACTTGTCATTTTATTGTCTTCTAATAATTGAATAGAAATCGCTGCTGTAAAACCTGCAGTACCAATAATCATCGCTTCTTCTAAAGTTAAGTCTTCAGGCAGATGAACCAACCAATCACCTTTCACACGTGCGACTTCACTAAAACCGCCGTCATGATTCACACCGAGGTCATAACCCGTTGCAATGACTTTGTCGCCTTCTTTAAACGACGGATGGTCTGAAGCCATTACGACACCAGCTAAATCAATGCCTGGTACAATCGGATAATTACGAATGATTTTATTGTTCGATTTTGTCGCTAAAACATCTTTATAGTTAATACTTGAATAATGTACACGAATTGTGACATCGCCTTCAGACAAATCATCTAACGTAAGCTCTGTGAAATCTGCAGAGAATGCGTCTTCATCATGATTCACGCGAAAAGCTTTAAATGTTTCTGTCATATGCATGTGCCTCCTCAAATTTTTTCGTTCACACTTTACCAAAAACGCTCATGAAAGGCAATTAGATTGCTTTTGCTCGTTGAAGTGAAGTGTCTCGTGTACAATAAAAGAAAAAGTGGGGAGATGAGACGTTGGTATATGAATTGAGAAAAGTGACTGTCACAGAGGTAGCAACGTTACAAAAGATAAGCAAAGATACATTTTATGCGGCGTATCGGCATGATTATGAACAAGCGTTATTTGACAGTTACTTTGCAGAAGAGATGTCTATAGAAAAGTTAACGGCTGAATTGGAAGATCTGTATATGTACTTTTTCTTTTTATATAAGGATGATGAAATAGTCGGTTACGTAAAAGTGAATGTTGAAGCGGCACAAACGGTAGCCAAAGGTATACAGTATGCTGAACTTCAACGGATTTATTTGTATCCTGACTATCAAGGGCAAGGGTTGGGACAATGGCTATTCGATTTTGTATGTGACTTCGTAAAAAATGAATTAGGGAAGCCTAAGTTATGGTTAGGTGTGTGGGAAAAGAATGCACCGGCACTCAACTTTTATTTGAAACAAGGACTTGTTAAAACAGGCGTACACCCATTTAAAATGGGAAAACATATCGACGAAGATTGGATTATGGAGAAAGATTTATAAATATTATTTGAAAATTTTGCCGGAAATGTTTAGTATTCAGTGTGAAGTGTATAAAAAAGTGATAGGGTTTTTCTATATCATATCCTGAATGAGGAGGAAGCATCATGAAAAGATTATTGGCAAGCTTGATGATAGTACCGTTATTACTCGTAGCATGTTCTGACGACGAAGGTAAGGACAAAGATCAGTCGTCGAACAAAGATCAAACAACACAAAAAGATAAGAAAGCAGATCAAGATAAGCAAAAAGAAAAAGACAACAAAGCGAAAGATAGCAAAGAGAAGGACAACAAAGCGAAAGTAGAGCAATCTAACGACAACGGTGCGTCATCATCAGACAACAACCAAGGTTCTAATGATGGACAAAGTACAAATAAGTCACAACAAAATCAAAATCAGGCGGACCAAGGACAATCATCAACACAAGGTCAGCAAAATAATGCATCAAATGGTAACGGAAATGGACAAAAACAAACGTCTCAATCATCTTCACAATCACAACCGAAATATGTCGCACCATATCAAGGACAAAATGTTACACCTGTTGCTCAAAATATCGTGCGTCAACAAGTTGATCGTCAACAAGCATTAAAACATCTTCCGAACT from Staphylococcus sp. MI 10-1553 carries:
- a CDS encoding GNAT family N-acetyltransferase, translating into MVYELRKVTVTEVATLQKISKDTFYAAYRHDYEQALFDSYFAEEMSIEKLTAELEDLYMYFFFLYKDDEIVGYVKVNVEAAQTVAKGIQYAELQRIYLYPDYQGQGLGQWLFDFVCDFVKNELGKPKLWLGVWEKNAPALNFYLKQGLVKTGVHPFKMGKHIDEDWIMEKDL
- a CDS encoding oxidoreductase, whose protein sequence is MTETFKAFRVNHDEDAFSADFTELTLDDLSEGDVTIRVHYSSINYKDVLATKSNNKIIRNYPIVPGIDLAGVVMASDHPSFKEGDKVIATGYDLGVNHDGGFSEVARVKGDWLVHLPEDLTLEEAMIIGTAGFTAAISIQLLEDNKMTSTNGPVLVRGATGGVGVMSVMMLNAIGYKVIASSGQTEHHEQLKALGARTVIPRIDEVTDKALASTEWQAAIDPVGGETLTEVLKRIQRHGAVAVSGHLSGAEFTSTVYPFILRGIRLLGADSVAFPMQRRQHLWRRLSKDLKPEKLHDIKTVIPFSELKTYLAKAEKHDFLGRIVVDLRPEA